One genomic region from Xylocopa sonorina isolate GNS202 chromosome 8, iyXylSono1_principal, whole genome shotgun sequence encodes:
- the Crb gene encoding cell polarity complex component crumbs isoform X2, whose protein sequence is MRAQYVVAVLTSLLVVTDEAPQDIRHKNYDEHPREAYFNGSAFLKLNSFVSVHRHSGLSFRTCEGGRLFTQKYNENSISLEVTPDGLLFVAIVDQQRYKARLNARLLNNAWHNVNLFFRLGNLTLNAAGHTQVIANATYNAAILSLPDNDMNGSLIVGEGFRGCILQGPGILFNDTINNGAVFGPCPAENKGCGTSGLNGGVGSSAITTTDFCHLEPCMMHGKCVSRQDRYECHCYARYSGNNCQIDNGPLCINNPCRNGGTCNEDSKGDFSCACKPGFTGIFCESQLGVRLCEQSPCKNDGVCLALTESEYKCECQPGWTGKNCETNLNECSPNPCRHGGTCIDGINNYTCACDRTGYEGPNCEIDIDECLANPCLNNGVCYDNYGGYICHCPNGFEGQNCELNLNECLSNPCMHGADCVDNVGSYHCNCPPGYAGWHCELRSVCEKAACPPNSICVEDAHGPQCVCNPGFMGNPPNCTINYCASNPCSNGGTCTSTKDGYNCTCPPEWKGKNCQINVDECLSQPCQNGGTCIDRINGYVCNCTKDFMDENCEREYNACAINPCQNNGNCTLLPMSRRDFVCECPRGFEGKICDVNVDDCVDVICPDGKVCVDGIAGYECKCREGYRGPNCTLIVDQCATKPCKNGQCIDLGENGFECKCKDGYQGQLCDEDVNECDIGGTSLCNNGICVNTNGSYNCFCRPGFSGDHCDIDIDECLCGPCKNNATCIDGINTFDCQCPPGYTGKTCDLDVNECESSPCLNGATCIDEIASYTCSCTPGFRGFNCEINIDDCVPSPCLNYGQCIDGINNYTCDCTDTGFEGEHCEKNIDDCRSLPCANGALCIDDIKNYKCQCYAGYTGKNCEVDINECESSPCQYNGTCLERSNIELYNKSDVATLPSIFNQEFSYANASGYECLCVQGVTGKNCEVNINECDSNPCKTGTCVDRIGGYTCECEEGFEGDHCQFEIDECKRYAPCVHGLCSDGRADYTCMCEHEYGGKNCSVKLTGCQGNACQNGGTCWPYLVDETIHKFNCTCPNGYHGEICDYVTTMSLNGSSYVLVNTTRDEGYDIQFRFRTTLPNGLLAIGKGSTFYILELVNGKLNLHSSLLNKWEGVFIGSGLNDSTWQKVFVAINATHLVLSANEEQTIYPISLNEGSNSNHTSFPMTYVGGTTSYLRRLTHGPSFFVGCTEDVVINGEWVYSGTSSKTVYMQDVEPGCPREAQCSPNRCKNGGHCTDRWRDFSCKCERPYLGYTCQYNMTAATFGYENITNGYVTVKVSDMARKAVRSIVDISMFIRTRQDRGDIFYLGSEPNPQTELKPQEKTYIAAQLEGGELLVRIQFNGTEAYTVGGVKLNDGNNHLIQVIRNVTLVQVKINGTEYFRKTISASGQLNVTVLYLGGLPQASRYIRQVDNRQIEVSQAPQINFKGVIQDVQISNGIGTMVVEFFPLKANDIPTLIQFGNVSFDYYKVLKGVVSDNVCVSNPCNHNGTCHVTWNDFWCQCPRGYTGKTCQEMEFCQLQDCPAGSKCQNLDDGYECIANATFNGATTFFTYVYNQVEERNMSDSTIDTIQITYRSNTGGTLMHIAPRIGDQHFTVSVYKDKITVSWRLDIQNQGILAFGKAEPDGNWTSIVLRLNNNSMECGYANANEEYASHVSPNFSFSLWYDLLVTGTVTLGGLGSTLSNKHSYVTIGTGKQSLENRSGINENSIDFTERTLTTAPPPYNVMSGEAFKGCLGEVRIGSMLLPYFTYEEIYQNANFTPLEYLALRENNSTHHDSIGCQLCFDSDCKNDGYCLDKTSSYICHCPAGYKEDDCSFNIDECIDNKCENGATCVDGIANYTCVCNSGWQGWLCDSDINECVTIRPCEHDGVCINLPGYFRCECPDQFTGDRCESYRLITCDNEPCKNGGRCTDVVNPQTGDNFTCACTNGYEGPICDTPYCIARCQNGGRCEILDQTPRCTCPPGYSGLYCEINIDDCAPDAEGNVPCKNDGKCYDGINNYTCDCNGTGYTGPDCLYDIDECQDPATNCGYGRCENLLGTYQCICKPGYCGYTCGMVDPCREEYCQNGGTCQCSEDGGYKCQCTPEYNGQNCTETSHFLGSQALDIAVIVGPIVGCLFLIAAGSLVALFMMARKKRATRGTYSPSAQEFSNPRVEMDNVMKPPPEERLI, encoded by the exons ATGCGGGCGCAATACGTCGTGGCAG TACTTACCAGCTTGTTAGTAGTCACTGACGAAGCGCCGCAAGATATCAGACACAAAAACTATGATGAACATCCGCGGGAGGCGTATTTCAATGGATCGGCCTTCCTGAAATTGAACTCGTTCGTGTCCGTGCACAGGCACAGCGGTTTGAGCTTTCGAACTTGCGAAGGTGGTAGGCTTTTCACGCAGAAGTACAACGAGAATTCGATTAGTCTTGAAGTGACACCGGACGGACTTTTGTTCGTCGCCATCGTCGATCAACAGCGATATAAAGCGAGACTCAACGCCAGATTGTTAAACAATGCCTGGCACAACGTCAATCTGTTTTTTAGGCTTGGGAACCTGACATTGAACGCTGCAGGTCATACGCAG GTAATTGCTAATGCAACGTATAATGCTGCGATCCTCTCGCTACCCGACAACGACATGAATGGCTCCCTCATCGTGGGAGAGGGATTCAGAGGATGTATTCTCCAAGGCCCTGGCATTCTTTTTAATGATACCATCAATAATGGCGCTGTCTTTGGTCCCTGCCCTGCGGAAAACAAAGGAT GTGGTACGAGCGGACTTAACGGTGGTGTAGGATCGAGTGCAATCACCACCACGGATTTCTGCCATCTCGAGCCATGCATGATGCATGGTAAATGCGTGTCACGGCAGGATCGTTACGAGTGTCACTGTTACGCCCGATATTCCGGCAacaactgtcaaattgacaacG GTCCGCTATGTATTAACAACCCTTGCCGCAACGGTGGTACGTGCAACGAGGATTCAAAAGGAGACTTCAGCTGCGCGTGTAAGCCAGGATTTACCGGAATTTTCTGTGAATCGCAGCTGGGCGTGCGACTTTGCGAACAAAGTCCCTGCAAAAACGACGGTGTTTGTTTAGCGCTCACCGAAAGCGAATACAAGTGCGAATGCCAGCCCGGATGGACGGGGAAAAATTGCGAAACCAATCTCAACGAGTGCTCCCCGAACCCTTGCAGACACGGCGGAACTTGCATCGATGGTATCAACAATTATACCTGCGCATGCGATAGAACAGG ATACGAAGGTCCAAATTGCGAAATCGACATCGACGAGTGCTTGGCGAATCCTTGTTTGAACAACGGCGTGTGCTATGATAATTACGGCGGTTACATCTGCCATTGCCCGAACGGTTTCGAGGGGCAAAATTGTGAATTAAACTTGAACGAGTGCCTCTCGAACCCTTGCATGCACGGCGCCGATTGCGTGGACAACGTGGGCTCCTATCACTGCAACTGTCCGCCGGGATACGCTGGTTGGCACTGCGAGCTTAGAAGCGTGTGCGAGAAAGCGGCGTGTCCGCCGAACAGCATCTGCGTCGAGGATGCCCACGGGCCACAGTGCGTCTGTAATCCTGGATTCATGGGGAATCCACCGAATTGCACCATCAATTACTGTGCCAGTAATCCGTGCAGCAACGGCGGGACCTGCACGAGTACCAAGGACGGATACAACTGTACCTGTCCACCAGAATGGAAAG GTAAAAACTGTCAGATCAACGTGGACGAGTGCTTGTCGCAACCGTGTCAAAACGGAGGTACCTGCATCGATCGAATCAACGGATACGTGTGCAACTGTACGAAAGATTTCATGGATGAGAATTGTGAACGCGAGTACAACGCTTGCGCGATAAATCCCTGCCAGAATAATGGGAATTGCACGTTGTTACCAATGTCCCGACGTGATTTCGTTTGCGAGTGTCCCCGCGGTTTCGAAGGGAAAATTTGCGACGTCAACGTGGACGATTGCGTCGACGTGATATGTCCGGACGGGAAAGTATGCGTCGATGGTATCGCCGGTTACGAGTGTAAATGTCGCGAGGGTTACAGGGGACCCAATTGTACCCTCATCGTCGATCAGTGCGCGACGAAACCTTGTAAAAACGGTCAGTGTATCGATCTTGGAGAAAACGGTTTTGAATGCAAGTGCAAAGACGGCTATCAAg GACAACTTTGCGACGAAGATGTGAACGAATGCGACATAGGAGGTACCTCTTTATGTAACAACGGCATTTGCGTGAACACGAATGGCAGCTATAATTGTTTCTGCAGGCCAGGATTTTCCGGAGACCACTGCGACATCGACATCGACGAATGTCTTTGTGGCCCGTGCAAGAATAACGCCACATGTATCGATGGTATTAACACATTCGACTGTCAGTGTCCGCCCGGTTATACAGGGAAAACGTGTGACTTGGACGTGAACGAATGCGAAAGTAGCCCCTGCCTAAATGGCGCTACTTGCATCGACGAGATCGCCAGTTACACGTGTAGCTGTACACCTGGTTTCCGTGGGTTTAACTGTGAGATAAATATCGACGACTGTGTACCATCGCCGTGCTTGAACTATGGTCAATGTATCGACGGTATAAACAACTATACCTGTGACTGCACCGACACTGGCTTCGAGGGTGAACACTGCGAGAAGAACATCGACGATTGCCGATCGCTACCCTGCGCGAACGGTGCCCTTTGTATAGACGACATTAAAAACTACAAATGCCAGTGTTACGCTGGTTACACGGGCAAAAATTGTGAAGTCGACATAAACGAGTGCGAGAGTTCACCTTGCCAGTACAATGGCACTTGCCTGGAACGGTCTAACATAGAATTGTACAACAAAAGCGACGTGGCTACGCTACCGTCGATATTTAATCAAGAATTTAGCTACGCGAACGCTAGTGG ATACGAATGCCTATGTGTACAAGGTGTTACGGGGAAAAattgtgaagtgaatattaaCGAGTGCGATAGCAACCCATGCAAAACGGGGACCTGTGTGGACCGTATCGGTGGTTACACGTGCGAGTGCGAGGAGGGATTCGAGGGTGATCATTGTCAATTCGAGATCGACGAGTGTAAACGATACGCACCGTGCGTGCACGGTTTGTGCTCTGATGGGAGAGCTGACTACACCTGTATGTGTGAACACGAATACGGTGGTAAAAATTGTTCGGTGAAGCTGACTGGTTGCCAGGGAAATGCGTGTCAAAACGGTGGCACCTGTTGGCCGTATCTTGTCGATGAAACGATACATAAATTTAACTGTACTTGCCCTAATGGGTATCATGGAGAAATATGCGACTAC GTGACGACAATGTCCTTAAACggcagctcgtacgttttagtAAATACTACTCGAGACGAAGGATACGACATACAGTTCCGTTTTCGAACTACTTTACCAAATGGATTGCTCGCTATTGGGAAAGGCTCGACGTTTTATATTCTTGAACTTGTTAATGGAAAATTGAATCTGCACTCGAGCCTTCTGAACAAATGGGAGGGCGTGTTCATCGGCAGTGGTTTGAACGATTCCACTTGGCAGAAAGTATTTGTCGCGATCAATGCCACGCATCTAGTACTTTCAGCCAACGAGGAGCAAACGATCTATCCTATTAGTTTGAACGAAGGTTCCAATTCGAATCACACGTCTTTTCCAATGACGTACGTTGGCGGTACCACCAGTTACCTGCGACGATTAACCCATGGCCCATCATTCTTTGTGGGATGTACCGAGGACGTTGTTATTAATGGAGAGTGG GTGTATTCTGGCACTTCTTCGAAGACCGTATACATGCAAGACGTTGAGCCTGGATGTCCACGCGAGGCTCAGTGTTCCCCAAATCGTTGCAAAAACGGTGGTCACTGCACCGACCGATGGCGCGACTTTTCCTGCAAATGCGAAAGGCCATATCTTGGATACACCTGTCAATATAACATGACAGCAGCCACATTTGGATACGAGAATATCACAAACGGATACGTAACTGTGAAAGTATCCGATATGGCCAGAAAGGCGGTCAGATCGATCGTCGACATCTCCATGTTCATTCGCACGAGACAAGACAGGGGTGATATATTTTATTTAGGATCCGAGCCGAATCCGCAGACGGAGCTTAAACCTCAAGAGAAGACATACATAGCAGCTCAATTAGAGGGAGGTGAATTGCTTGTTAGAATTCAATTCAATGGTACGGAAGCTTACACGGTCGGTGGTGTAAAACTGAACGATGGCAATAATCATCTGATACAAGTGATTAGAAATGTAACGTTGGTACAAGTGAAGATTAACGGTACCGAATACTTCCGTAAGACCATCAGTGCCTCTGGCCAATTGAATGTAACCGTCTTATACTTGGGAGGTCTACCACAAGCATCGAGATACATACGACAGGTTGATAATCGTCAAATCGAAGTGTCGCAAGCACCGcaaattaacttcaaaggagtCATTCAAGATGTCCAGATATCCAATGGTATTGGCACTATGGTCGTTGAATTTTTCCCTTTAAAG GCAAACGATATACCCACTCTAATACAGTTTGGTAATGTTAGTTTCGACTACTACAAAGTTCTCAAAGGCGTAGTGTCGGATAACGTGTGCGTGAGCAATCCGTGTAATCACAATGGAACTTGCCATGTCACGTGGAACGACTTTTGGTGTCAATGTCCACGAGGGTATACCGGCaaaacttgccaggaaatggaatTCTGTCAGCTGCAAGACTGCCCTGCCGGATCGAAGTGTCAAAACCTAGACGACGGCTATGAATGTATTGCCAATGCCACTTTCAATGGGGCGACTACATTTTTCACCTACGTTTACAATCAGGTGGAAGAAAGGAACATGTCAGATTCAACGATCGACACTATACAAATTACGTATCGATCGAATACTGGTGGTACGCTGATGCACATCGCGCCTCGTATCGGGGACCAACATTTCACCGTTTCCGTTTACAAGGACAAGATTACGGTGTCCTGGCGTTTGGACATACAAAATCAAGGAATACTGGCTTTCGGCAAAGCCGAGCCCGACGGAAATTGGACGTCTATAGTGTTGAGATTGAACAACAACTCCATGGAATGTGGTTACGCAAACGCGAACGAGGAGTACGCATCGCATGTTAGCCCGAATTTCAGTTTTTCTTTATGGTACGATCTACTGGTTACCGGAACGGTTACTCTTGGTGGGCTTGGTTCTACTCTCTCGAACAAGCATAGCTACGTGACAATCGGAACTGGAAAACAGAGCTTGGAGAATAGAAGTGGTATTAATGAAAATTCGATAGATTTTACTGAACGCACATTGACCACCGCTCCTCCACCTTATAACGTAATGTCAG GAGAAGCGTTTAAGGGATGTCTTGGCGAAGTGAGAATTGGTAGCATGCTTTTACCTTACTTTACATATGAAGAAATTTATCAAAACGCTAATTTTACACCTCTGGAGTACTTAGCGTTGCGAGAGAATAACTCAACGCATCACGATAGCATAGGCTGTCAACTTTGTTTTGACTCAGATTGCAAAAATGACGGCTACTGTCTTGATAAAACCAGCAGTTACATTTGCCATTGTCCCGCGGGATATAAGGAAGACGATTGTTCCTTTAACATCGACGAATGCATTGATAATAAATGCGAGAATGGAGCGACGTGTGTCGATGGTATTGCTAATTACACGTGTGTGTGTAATAGCGGCTGGCAAGGATGGTT GTGCGATAGCGATATAAATGAATGCGTAACGATTCGACCTTGTGAGCACGATGGCGTGTGCATAAATCTTCCTGGATACTTCCGTTGCGAATGCCCGGATCAATTTACTGGCGATCGATGCGAAAGCTACCGCTTAATTACTTGTGACAACGAGCCTTGTAAAAACGGTGGCCGTTGCACAGACGTTGTGAATCCACAAACTGGTGATAATTTTACTTGTGCTTGTACAAACGGTTACGAGGGCCCAATTTGTGATACTCCTTATTGCATCGCTAGGTGTCAAAACGGTGGAAGATGCGAAATTTTGGATCAG ACACCTCGATGCACTTGTCCACCTGGATATTCTGGGCTATATTGCGAAATTAATATCGATGATTGCGCACCAGATGCAGAAGGGAATGTACCGTGTAAGAACGATGGGAAGTGCTACGACGGTATAAATAATTACACTTGCGATTGTAATGGTACAGGCTATACAGGGCCCGATTGTTTGTACGACATCGACGAGTGTCAAGATCCAGCGACGAACTGCGGCTATGGACGCTGTGAAAATTTATTAGGAACCTATCAGTGTATTTGTAAGCCAGGTTACTGCGGATACACCTGCGGAATGGTGGATCCCTGTAGAGAG GAGTACTGTCAAAACGGAGGTACGTGTCAGTGCAGCGAAGACGGTGGGTACAAGTGTCAGTGTACGCCAGAATATAACGGACAAAATTGTACAGAG ACGAGTCACTTTTTGGGTAGTCAAGCGCTTGATATAGCGGTAATCGTTGGTCCTATTGTTGGATGTTTATTCCTTATCGCGGCTGGCTCTTTAGTCGCGTTATTCATGATGGCTAGAAAGAAACGAGCTACTCGAGGAACATATAGTCCAAGTGCTCAAGAATTCAGTAATCCACGTGTAGAAATGGACAATGTGATGAAGCCACCACCCGAAGAGAGATTAATCTAA